From Pandoraea norimbergensis, the proteins below share one genomic window:
- a CDS encoding LysR family transcriptional regulator, with product MKLHQLRALVAVANTGSIHEAARTLHVTQPAVTRALRDLETEVGLMLIVRSSTGVSLTHEGRALLQRAELIVNEMTRTEAEMTRLRDTRQGRVSIGVTPLSAITVLPKAYNRFRQTMPDVTLEFSEFSASQLVEQLKSGALDFALGSGVDAREFATVRAVHLATFPMWFSVARRGQLANATSLADLQDAEWLHTAPSSEFQAFLTELFARQGLAPPRRITRCASQTLFYSLAVNSNVVTSWTHLALRTEGAAEELKTLDLLEQPPARKLFLLFRDSAILTAPAEYFVRCIEDAVKAEQGTRGARAGKAS from the coding sequence ATGAAACTCCACCAATTGCGGGCCCTCGTGGCCGTTGCCAACACGGGCAGCATTCACGAAGCGGCGCGCACGCTGCACGTCACGCAACCGGCCGTCACGCGTGCGCTGCGCGATCTCGAAACCGAAGTGGGGTTGATGTTGATCGTGCGCAGTTCGACCGGGGTGTCGCTCACGCATGAGGGGCGCGCGCTGCTTCAGCGGGCCGAGTTGATCGTCAATGAGATGACGCGCACGGAGGCGGAGATGACCCGCCTGCGCGATACCCGGCAGGGACGGGTTTCCATCGGCGTGACGCCGCTCTCGGCGATCACCGTGCTACCCAAGGCGTACAACCGATTTCGTCAGACGATGCCCGACGTGACGCTCGAGTTTTCGGAGTTCAGTGCGTCGCAATTGGTGGAGCAGTTGAAGAGCGGTGCGCTGGATTTTGCGCTGGGCTCGGGCGTGGATGCGCGTGAATTTGCGACCGTTCGCGCGGTGCATCTGGCGACGTTTCCGATGTGGTTTTCGGTGGCACGGCGCGGGCAACTGGCGAATGCCACTTCGCTTGCCGACTTGCAGGATGCCGAATGGCTGCACACGGCACCGTCGAGCGAATTTCAGGCATTCCTCACGGAGTTGTTTGCCCGGCAGGGGCTGGCACCGCCACGTCGTATTACGCGCTGCGCGTCGCAGACGCTCTTCTACAGTCTGGCCGTCAACAGCAATGTCGTGACGTCATGGACGCACCTTGCGCTGCGCACCGAAGGCGCGGCCGAAGAGCTCAAGACACTCGATCTGCTGGAGCAACCGCCTGCCCGCAAACTCTTTCTGTTGTTCCGCGACAGCGCGATTCTCACCGCACCCGCCGAATATTTCGTGCGATGTATCGAAGATGCGGTGAAGGCGGAGCAGGGCACGCGAGGCGCGCGCGCAGGCAAAGCGTCGTAG
- a CDS encoding sensor domain-containing phosphodiesterase, producing the protein MSMIDLDAPGLLPPRLTAADDGRRIVIYGDFTICSVFQPVFSVSHRRAIGYHASLRAHDAQGRHVPSHEVFTLAARHGDMLELGRLAESLHLGNFHEFDSRDAWLFLNLHPAALMDTVYGDALIATLKAIGLSPQRVVLEVPEQAGGDTPRFGAIVGSLRKAGFVIALGGFGAKHSNIDRVWDLRPDIVVLDRGILAQATEQSHLARVLPGLVSLLHESGQLVMMGGLTTDREALIALECNVDFVQGQYFAAPDVDPVPSKVAAERMDALSAALRTQLVERERAEHARLAPYVAGIEAAAARIAQGMDIIEASHDLLALPDAARCFLLDAAGRQIGDNVLPINHSSQRAKRFRPLLHSQGANWARRPYFIQAMREPGEVHFTPPYLSINEAHLCVTASIATPAKQGLQVLCVDINW; encoded by the coding sequence ATGAGCATGATCGACCTCGACGCCCCCGGTTTGTTGCCGCCCCGCCTCACCGCGGCGGACGACGGCCGCCGTATCGTCATTTACGGCGACTTCACCATTTGCAGCGTCTTCCAGCCGGTCTTCTCGGTGTCGCACCGCCGCGCCATCGGCTATCACGCGTCGCTGCGTGCGCATGACGCGCAGGGCCGCCACGTACCGTCGCACGAAGTCTTCACGCTCGCGGCGCGCCACGGCGACATGCTCGAACTCGGCCGCCTCGCCGAATCGCTGCATCTGGGCAACTTCCATGAATTCGACAGCCGCGACGCGTGGCTCTTCCTGAACCTGCATCCGGCCGCGCTGATGGACACGGTCTACGGCGACGCGCTCATCGCGACGCTCAAAGCCATCGGGCTCTCGCCGCAACGCGTGGTGCTCGAAGTGCCCGAGCAGGCGGGCGGCGACACGCCGCGCTTCGGCGCCATCGTCGGCAGCCTGCGCAAAGCGGGCTTCGTGATCGCGCTGGGCGGCTTCGGCGCCAAGCATTCGAATATCGACCGCGTGTGGGATCTGCGCCCCGACATCGTGGTGCTCGATCGCGGCATTCTCGCGCAAGCCACCGAGCAGTCACATCTCGCACGCGTGCTCCCCGGACTGGTGTCGCTGCTGCACGAATCGGGGCAACTGGTGATGATGGGCGGGCTTACCACCGACCGCGAAGCGTTGATCGCGCTGGAGTGCAACGTCGACTTCGTTCAGGGTCAGTATTTCGCCGCCCCGGATGTCGACCCCGTGCCGTCGAAGGTCGCCGCCGAGCGCATGGACGCCCTTTCCGCCGCGCTACGCACGCAGTTGGTGGAACGCGAGCGTGCCGAGCACGCGCGTCTCGCGCCGTATGTGGCGGGTATCGAAGCGGCCGCCGCGCGTATTGCACAGGGCATGGATATCATCGAGGCGTCGCACGATCTGCTGGCGCTGCCCGACGCGGCACGCTGCTTTCTGCTCGACGCGGCAGGCCGTCAGATCGGCGACAACGTGCTGCCGATCAACCATTCGTCGCAGCGCGCGAAACGCTTCCGCCCGCTGCTGCACTCGCAAGGCGCGAACTGGGCGCGGCGTCCGTACTTCATTCAGGCGATGCGCGAACCCGGCGAAGTGCATTTCACGCCGCCGTATCTGTCGATCAACGAGGCGCACCTTTGCGTGACCGCCTCCATCGCCACCCCGGCGAAGCAGGGCCTGCAAGTGCTCTGCGTCGACATCAACTGGTAA
- a CDS encoding MFS transporter, translating into MQRDPSLDTSLPEDEPDRRGPLSEGALLGAPSPAPGPAPADAVPLPISVYPALMGILLAYGVLVVGNGLFATSIPFHALHYGASTFTVGVIQSCYYGGFLLGAFYNRSLIERIGQHRAFVAFTALAALFVMGFAVSETTLMLCLFRLGTGLALMGVYTTVESWLNGSVPNTMRGRVFGSYLTINYLAVGAGQFLLNVGEAGSEGQLLLVAGLFVASILPITLMQGWPTRVADERLVKQPAMSLFDGITEMARATPIAIPGCILAGFLYSAFYAIVPIYLTRIGLSIGSLSTLMGVALFGALLMQWPIGRLSDRMDRRTLSRRLALASAAFCAPLIVIQAHWLVFLLMFLFSAANFTQYGLIVSHVNDRTAPEQRVVVSATLLILFSVGGILGPMIASLVMTLVGPGGLHLFNVVCALLLARVARRAQVLQP; encoded by the coding sequence ATGCAGCGAGATCCGTCGCTCGATACCTCTTTGCCTGAAGACGAACCCGATCGCCGGGGCCCCCTCTCCGAAGGTGCCCTGCTCGGTGCGCCGTCGCCTGCGCCCGGTCCGGCACCCGCGGATGCCGTGCCGCTGCCCATCAGTGTCTATCCGGCGCTCATGGGCATTCTGCTCGCCTACGGCGTGCTGGTCGTCGGCAACGGGCTGTTCGCCACTTCGATTCCGTTCCACGCGCTGCACTACGGCGCGTCGACGTTTACCGTCGGCGTGATTCAGTCGTGCTATTACGGCGGCTTTCTGCTCGGCGCGTTCTACAACCGCTCGCTCATCGAGCGCATCGGCCAACATCGCGCGTTCGTCGCCTTCACCGCATTGGCCGCGCTGTTCGTCATGGGCTTCGCCGTGAGCGAAACTACGCTCATGCTCTGCCTGTTTCGTCTGGGCACCGGGCTCGCGCTCATGGGCGTGTACACCACGGTCGAGAGCTGGCTCAACGGCTCGGTGCCCAACACCATGCGCGGGCGCGTGTTCGGCTCGTACCTCACGATCAACTATCTGGCCGTAGGTGCCGGACAATTCCTGCTCAACGTTGGCGAAGCCGGTAGCGAAGGGCAACTGTTGCTGGTCGCGGGTCTGTTCGTGGCCTCTATTCTGCCCATCACGCTGATGCAGGGCTGGCCCACGCGCGTGGCCGATGAGCGCCTCGTCAAGCAACCGGCCATGAGCCTGTTCGACGGCATCACCGAGATGGCCCGCGCGACGCCCATCGCCATTCCCGGCTGTATTCTCGCGGGCTTTCTGTACAGCGCGTTCTACGCCATCGTGCCGATCTACCTGACGCGCATCGGGCTGTCGATCGGCAGTCTGTCCACGCTAATGGGCGTGGCACTGTTCGGTGCTCTGCTCATGCAGTGGCCCATCGGCCGGCTCTCCGACCGCATGGACCGGCGCACGCTGTCGCGCCGGCTGGCGCTCGCCTCTGCCGCGTTCTGCGCGCCCCTTATCGTCATTCAGGCGCACTGGCTCGTGTTCCTGCTGATGTTCCTGTTCTCCGCCGCCAACTTCACGCAGTACGGCCTGATCGTCTCGCATGTGAACGATCGCACCGCCCCCGAGCAACGCGTGGTGGTCAGCGCTACGTTGCTGATCCTGTTTTCCGTCGGGGGCATTCTCGGACCGATGATCGCGTCGCTCGTCATGACGCTGGTCGGCCCCGGCGGCCTCCATCTGTTCAATGTGGTCTGCGCGCTGCTGCTCGCGCGCGTGGCGCGGAGGGCGCAGGTGCTTCAGCCCTGA
- a CDS encoding MFS transporter, which yields MNASTQTDARQMRRVVVASLIGATIEWYDFFLYGVVAGIVFNKLYFPSGDPLVSTMLAYGTFAVGFLSRPLGGVIFGHFGDKLGRKSMLVMTLSIMGVATMLIGLVPTFAQIGLWAPCLLLFLRVLQGIGLGGEWGGAVLMAFEYAPKEKRGYYASIPQVGLALGLCLASGVVALLSYTLTNAQFLAWGWRVAFFLSVGLVAIGMYIRLNVMETPEFSKIKKAGAEIKIPIAEVLTKSPGNVLAGMGARFIDGVFFNIFGVFSIAYLTQTLKLSQTEALMGVMAAAFVMIFTIPFFGKLSDRVGRTRIYFWGSLLTGLSSFAGFWLMKSSGGNVFLVWLAIVIPLGVIYASVYGPEAALFSELFDARVRYTGISFVYQFSGIFASGLSPIIATYLLQKNGGEPWLICIYVLCAGLISALSAAWIASKKRRQHVWHGAGIAEH from the coding sequence ATGAATGCATCGACTCAGACCGACGCCCGGCAGATGCGCCGTGTCGTCGTCGCCAGCCTGATCGGCGCCACCATCGAGTGGTATGACTTTTTCCTGTACGGCGTCGTCGCCGGTATCGTCTTCAACAAACTGTATTTCCCGAGTGGCGACCCGCTCGTCTCGACCATGCTCGCCTACGGCACGTTTGCGGTGGGCTTTCTGAGCCGGCCGCTCGGCGGCGTGATCTTCGGCCATTTCGGCGACAAGCTCGGTCGCAAGAGCATGCTCGTGATGACGCTCTCGATCATGGGCGTGGCAACCATGCTCATCGGGCTGGTGCCCACATTCGCGCAAATCGGCCTATGGGCGCCGTGTCTGCTGCTTTTTCTGCGCGTGCTGCAAGGCATCGGGCTCGGTGGCGAATGGGGCGGTGCAGTGCTCATGGCATTTGAATACGCCCCCAAAGAGAAGCGCGGCTATTACGCGAGCATTCCGCAGGTCGGGCTGGCGCTCGGGCTGTGTCTTGCGTCGGGGGTGGTGGCGTTGCTGTCGTACACGCTCACCAACGCGCAGTTTCTCGCATGGGGCTGGCGTGTGGCGTTCTTCCTGTCGGTCGGGCTGGTCGCCATCGGCATGTACATCCGATTGAACGTGATGGAAACGCCCGAGTTCTCGAAGATCAAGAAGGCCGGTGCCGAGATCAAGATTCCGATTGCCGAAGTGCTGACCAAGAGCCCGGGCAACGTGCTCGCCGGCATGGGCGCGCGCTTCATCGACGGGGTGTTCTTCAACATCTTCGGCGTGTTCTCGATTGCCTATCTGACGCAGACGCTCAAGCTCTCGCAGACCGAAGCGCTCATGGGGGTGATGGCCGCCGCGTTCGTGATGATCTTCACGATCCCGTTCTTCGGCAAACTCTCCGACCGCGTCGGGCGCACCCGTATCTACTTCTGGGGCTCGCTCCTCACCGGCCTGTCGTCGTTCGCCGGGTTCTGGCTGATGAAGTCGAGCGGCGGCAATGTGTTTCTCGTGTGGCTCGCTATCGTGATTCCGCTGGGCGTCATCTACGCCTCGGTGTATGGCCCCGAAGCCGCGCTGTTCTCGGAACTGTTCGACGCGCGGGTGCGCTACACCGGCATCTCGTTCGTCTACCAGTTCTCGGGCATCTTCGCGAGCGGCCTGAGTCCGATCATCGCCACCTATTTGTTGCAGAAGAATGGCGGCGAGCCGTGGCTGATCTGTATCTACGTGCTGTGTGCGGGGCTGATCAGTGCGCTGTCGGCCGCGTGGATTGCCAGCAAGAAGCGCCGCCAGCATGTGTGGCACGGCGCGGGCATCGCGGAGCATTGA
- a CDS encoding GMC family oxidoreductase, translating into MEHEVDYLIVGAGSAGCVLANRLSADPANKVLLLEAGGPDSNPWIHIPVGYFKTMHNPALDWCYRTEADENVANRQIDWPRGKVLGGSSSLNGLLYVRGQRQDYDRWASLGNRGWRYADVLPYFKKSEDQEHGASEYHGAGGPLKVSDLRLRRPIADHFIAAAQDIGIPFNADYNGATQEGVGYFQQTAFRGFRWSTAKGFLKPARERRNLIVETRAQTCRVLFDGKRAVGVEYLQDGQRKKARARVEVILAAGAIGSPQLLQNSGVGPTTVLAKAGVALRHALPGVGQNLQDHLQVRLVFKTRERTLNDEVNNPLRKALIGLQYAFARTGPLTLAASQVTIFTRSRPEVERPDIQFHMQPLSADKPGQGAHRFSAFTSSVCQLRPHSRGSVEIASNDPLQYPAIHANYLSDARDHQVVIDGIKVARRIAAAPSLAPHIISEFVPGAQYQSDDELLQAARRYSQSIYHPAGTCKMGHDPMAVVDDRLRVHGLAGLRVVDASIMPELVSGNTNAPTIMIAEKAADMILEDGRRGSGMTEIYRDTDTRTAAHASTAVAV; encoded by the coding sequence ATGGAACATGAGGTGGACTATCTGATCGTCGGCGCGGGCTCGGCAGGCTGCGTGCTCGCAAACCGGCTGAGCGCCGACCCCGCGAACAAGGTGTTGCTGCTCGAAGCGGGCGGACCGGATAGCAATCCGTGGATTCACATTCCCGTCGGCTACTTCAAGACGATGCACAACCCGGCGCTCGACTGGTGCTATCGCACCGAGGCCGACGAGAACGTTGCGAATCGTCAGATCGACTGGCCGCGCGGCAAAGTACTCGGCGGCTCCAGTTCGCTCAACGGGCTGCTTTATGTGCGCGGCCAGCGACAGGATTACGACCGCTGGGCCTCGCTCGGTAATCGCGGATGGCGCTATGCCGACGTGCTGCCCTACTTCAAGAAGTCGGAAGATCAGGAGCATGGCGCGAGCGAGTATCACGGTGCGGGCGGCCCGCTCAAGGTGTCTGACCTGCGACTGCGCCGCCCCATCGCCGATCACTTCATCGCCGCTGCGCAAGACATTGGCATTCCGTTCAACGCGGATTACAACGGCGCCACACAGGAAGGCGTGGGTTACTTCCAGCAGACGGCATTTCGCGGCTTTCGCTGGAGTACGGCAAAAGGGTTTCTGAAGCCCGCACGCGAGCGGCGCAATCTGATTGTCGAGACGCGCGCACAGACGTGTCGTGTGCTCTTCGACGGCAAGCGTGCGGTCGGTGTCGAGTATTTGCAGGATGGGCAGCGCAAGAAAGCCCGGGCACGTGTTGAGGTGATTCTCGCCGCCGGGGCCATCGGCTCGCCGCAGTTGTTGCAGAACTCGGGCGTGGGCCCGACCACGGTACTGGCGAAAGCGGGCGTCGCACTACGGCACGCGTTGCCGGGGGTCGGCCAGAATTTGCAAGATCACTTGCAAGTGCGCCTCGTCTTCAAGACGCGCGAGCGCACGCTGAACGACGAAGTGAACAACCCGTTGCGCAAGGCTCTCATCGGCCTGCAATACGCGTTCGCTCGCACCGGTCCGCTGACGCTGGCGGCCAGTCAGGTGACGATCTTCACGCGCTCACGCCCCGAGGTCGAGCGCCCCGATATCCAGTTCCACATGCAGCCGCTCTCGGCGGACAAGCCCGGCCAAGGCGCGCATCGGTTCTCGGCATTCACGTCGTCGGTCTGTCAGTTGCGTCCGCACAGCCGGGGCAGCGTGGAGATCGCCTCGAACGATCCGCTGCAATACCCGGCGATTCACGCCAACTACTTGTCGGACGCGCGCGACCATCAGGTTGTCATCGACGGCATCAAGGTGGCGCGCCGCATTGCCGCGGCGCCGTCGCTGGCACCGCACATCATCAGCGAATTCGTGCCGGGCGCGCAGTACCAGAGCGATGACGAATTGCTGCAAGCCGCGCGCCGCTACAGCCAGTCGATCTATCACCCCGCAGGCACCTGCAAGATGGGGCACGACCCCATGGCCGTGGTGGACGACCGGCTGCGCGTGCACGGTCTCGCCGGGCTGCGCGTGGTGGACGCCTCGATCATGCCCGAGCTGGTCTCGGGCAACACGAATGCACCGACGATCATGATCGCCGAGAAGGCGGCGGACATGATTCTCGAAGACGGCCGGCGAGGGTCGGGCATGACGGAGATTTATCGCGACACAGACACAAGAACAGCAGCACACGCATCGACGGCGGTCGCAGTCTAG
- a CDS encoding IclR family transcriptional regulator encodes MRETGTLDELDIRASEEARNLRALAIIERLAIAGQPYTLSQLATRLSIPKATLMRLIEALELCGYVAHVPDSRGSERGLSLGPRAARLALVTLANNNFTRAARSLLRGLVDRVGETVNLTALDGDEVLYIERVETNEPLRMQMHPGMRVPLHCTASGKLFLSQMPAAERRAVLARLTLKRMTPRTITDVSLLDAELDRLAARGIGIDNEEFVRGMVAVGVPVRAPDDGHVRAVLAVHGPTARVTLEELLGLVPTLRETATALVPLLDWQRTSKQDALAKKGEAEKV; translated from the coding sequence ATGCGCGAGACAGGCACGCTGGACGAACTGGACATTCGCGCGAGCGAAGAGGCGCGTAACCTGCGGGCACTGGCCATCATCGAGCGCCTGGCGATCGCCGGGCAGCCCTATACGCTGTCGCAACTGGCGACGCGTCTGTCGATCCCCAAAGCCACGCTCATGCGGCTGATCGAAGCGCTGGAGTTGTGCGGCTACGTGGCACATGTGCCTGATTCGCGCGGCTCGGAGCGCGGGTTGTCGCTGGGGCCGCGGGCGGCGCGTCTGGCGCTGGTCACACTGGCGAACAACAACTTCACGCGTGCCGCACGCTCGCTGCTGCGCGGACTGGTCGATCGCGTTGGCGAGACCGTCAATCTCACGGCACTCGACGGCGACGAGGTGCTCTACATCGAACGAGTGGAGACCAACGAGCCGCTACGCATGCAGATGCATCCGGGCATGCGGGTGCCGTTGCATTGCACGGCGAGCGGTAAGTTGTTTCTGTCGCAGATGCCGGCGGCCGAGCGGCGTGCCGTGCTCGCGCGCCTGACGCTCAAGCGGATGACACCGCGCACGATCACGGACGTGAGTCTGCTCGATGCCGAACTCGACCGGCTGGCGGCACGTGGCATCGGTATCGACAACGAAGAATTCGTGCGCGGCATGGTGGCCGTGGGGGTGCCGGTGCGCGCGCCTGACGACGGCCACGTGCGTGCCGTGCTGGCGGTGCATGGCCCGACGGCGCGTGTGACGCTGGAGGAGTTGCTGGGGTTGGTGCCGACGCTGCGCGAGACGGCGACGGCGTTGGTGCCGCTACTCGACTGGCAGCGCACGAGCAAGCAGGATGCGCTGGCAAAGAAGGGCGAAGCGGAGAAGGTTTGA
- a CDS encoding IclR family transcriptional regulator: protein MNDAATKSDSSADSKADTPTLRAFALLEYLVAADAPVSLADMAHDIQMPKASLHRMLGSLEAGGLVIREPGQKNAYVIGPRLAQLSLGVMMQAGARRMRHAILGRLVADLGETCNLTMLHETEVLYLDRMEAPWPLRLDLKPGSHVPAHSSASGKLLLAMMPREQRAALLRAMKLQRFTPNTLTDPELLESELDRIAHKGIAVDNEEFVLGIACVAAPVLKEDGQCIAAVAVHAPVSRTSLSKAMEFVPRLQEAAKELASTF, encoded by the coding sequence ATGAACGACGCAGCGACCAAGAGCGACTCCTCGGCGGACAGCAAGGCCGACACCCCGACCCTGCGGGCGTTCGCCTTACTGGAATATCTGGTGGCCGCCGACGCCCCGGTCTCGCTCGCCGACATGGCGCACGACATCCAGATGCCCAAGGCATCGTTGCACCGCATGCTCGGCTCGCTCGAAGCGGGCGGCCTCGTGATTCGCGAGCCCGGCCAGAAAAACGCCTATGTGATCGGCCCGCGTCTCGCGCAACTGAGTCTGGGCGTGATGATGCAGGCGGGTGCGCGACGCATGCGTCACGCGATTCTCGGCCGGCTCGTCGCCGACCTTGGCGAGACCTGCAACCTCACGATGCTCCACGAGACGGAAGTGCTCTATCTCGACCGCATGGAAGCGCCGTGGCCGCTGCGTCTCGATCTCAAGCCCGGCTCACACGTGCCTGCGCATAGCAGCGCCAGCGGCAAGTTGCTGCTCGCGATGATGCCGCGCGAACAGCGTGCCGCCCTGCTGCGTGCGATGAAGCTGCAACGCTTCACGCCCAACACGCTGACCGATCCCGAACTGCTCGAGAGCGAGCTCGACCGCATCGCCCACAAGGGCATTGCCGTCGATAACGAAGAGTTCGTGCTGGGGATCGCCTGCGTCGCAGCACCAGTGCTCAAGGAAGATGGGCAGTGCATCGCCGCCGTGGCCGTGCATGCGCCGGTGTCGCGCACGTCGCTCTCGAAAGCGATGGAATTCGTGCCGCGCTTGCAGGAAGCCGCCAAGGAACTCGCCAGTACGTTCTGA
- a CDS encoding AAA family ATPase, with protein sequence MQSQSETQSQRVFAQPDHLIDARSVFGIDVDLKVPAYRERDDHVPEIDTAYRFNADVTLAILAGFMNNRRVMVQGMHGTGKSTHIEQVAARLNWPCVRVNLDGHISRLDLVGKDAIVVRDGHQVTEFQEGIVPWALQRPVALIFDEYDAGRPDVMFVIQRILERDGKFTLLDQNRVIHPHPGFRMFATTNTVGLGNLNGLYHGTQVLNHAQIDRWNVVATLNYLSREDEAGIVLARVPELGTDAGRTLIDSMVSVAELTRKGFATGDLSTLMSPRTVINWAENVGIFRDEGLAFRLTFLNKCDEAERPIVAEYYQRAFGRELTLDDGTRSLLADAS encoded by the coding sequence ATGCAAAGCCAGAGTGAAACCCAAAGTCAGCGCGTGTTTGCGCAACCCGATCACTTGATCGACGCGCGCAGCGTGTTCGGTATCGATGTCGATCTGAAGGTGCCTGCGTATCGCGAGCGCGACGACCACGTGCCCGAGATCGATACGGCCTATCGCTTCAACGCGGACGTGACGCTGGCCATTCTGGCGGGCTTCATGAACAACCGGCGCGTGATGGTGCAGGGCATGCACGGCACGGGCAAGTCGACGCATATCGAGCAGGTGGCCGCGCGTCTGAACTGGCCTTGCGTGCGCGTGAATCTCGACGGTCACATCAGCCGCCTCGATCTCGTCGGCAAAGACGCCATCGTCGTGCGCGACGGCCATCAGGTCACCGAGTTTCAGGAAGGCATCGTGCCGTGGGCTTTGCAACGGCCAGTGGCGCTGATCTTCGATGAGTACGACGCCGGCCGCCCCGACGTGATGTTCGTGATCCAGCGCATTCTCGAGCGCGACGGCAAGTTCACGCTGCTCGATCAGAACCGCGTGATTCATCCGCACCCGGGGTTCCGCATGTTTGCGACGACGAACACCGTAGGCCTCGGCAATCTGAACGGTCTCTATCACGGCACGCAGGTGCTCAATCATGCGCAGATCGACCGCTGGAACGTGGTCGCCACGCTCAACTATCTGTCGCGCGAAGACGAGGCCGGTATCGTGCTGGCGCGGGTGCCGGAGCTCGGCACCGACGCCGGGCGCACGCTGATCGACTCGATGGTCAGCGTGGCCGAACTTACCCGCAAGGGCTTTGCCACCGGCGATCTCTCCACCCTCATGTCGCCGCGCACGGTCATCAACTGGGCCGAGAACGTGGGCATCTTCCGCGACGAAGGGCTGGCGTTCCGCCTGACCTTTCTCAACAAGTGTGACGAGGCGGAACGGCCCATTGTCGCCGAGTACTACCAACGCGCGTTCGGTCGCGAACTGACGCTCGACGACGGCACGCGCTCGCTGCTGGCCGATGCGTCATGA